TGCAAATTTTAAGTGACCTAGATGAAATGCAAGAAAATCCCTTCAGCAATTCTTAAACTTTctcaataattgtaattttatgataaaattgagAGCGGCACAATCGAGTACAAATACTAATTAATGATTGTAAACGATCGTTctccaaaaaaaatgtttttttagcCCTTCTAAGGGCTCACTGTATCTCAATAGTCATTATGGTACAAACGGAAATATGCGTGGTACGATTTGTTACCTATGTGGTACAATCGATCccaagaatttttaatcaaaaattcaagGGTCAATTGCCAGGTTCACAGAGCTCGAATTATTGTAGTTGGAATTGAGTGCATTAGCCGTTGACTGCCACAAGGCAAAACGGTCAGCCGTGAGGGGATTTGCAGCTTGTGAGACAGCAGCCGCTGGAAACACTTCTCTGGGCATCAATGTGCTAGAAATGTAACTATTTGGCAAAGATAGATGATTTCTAGGTTGTATTGCCGTTCCCGAATTCAATGATATTGGTATTGTATTTGGAGGTCGTGAGATTGTACTCGTGAGTGACGATTCTTGGCGCGTGGCTTGCAAGGCTGCAGATTCAATTTTTAGCTAAACTATAGCTTTTGACAAAACTGTTATCGAGCTCGCATTATTTACATATGCAGTTGAAGTATGCCACCCGTAAGATCAAACAAATCGTATATAGCACTAGTTATAGGAATTATTGAACTTGATGCTGAATCAGGCAGAAATTGAAGTAGATTGTGacgaatattattataattattactagtaGTTGCTGAAAGTTGTCTAGTGATCGGTGTCCTCGGCAACATGATGACTAATTAAGCTATTGAGATTACTaataaatacagaaattttattttagactaGAGATTTAACACGCGCATGCGCACGCGCCTAAAGTTTCAAGTAAACAATATGGATAagatctataaataaattgtatttataataaaaataatttttgtccaatatattatcaaaatttggaGATGAAACTCAAGGTATATAAACACACAATTAATGTTTTACCTTTACGAACCGAATGTATATCCcgagaaaaatttgttaattattaactctGTTCAGACATCTCGCggaattcgataaattttcaCCAAGGTTTTATACACAGAACTGGTGAGAAAACGATATAATCAAATATACGCTATATACATATcataacaatgaaaatttatcattttcttcttTAAACAGAGGAATAAGCCTTACTATATAAGTTACCCAAtctatgataatttaataattttataacttatgaaaatagtaaaatttatttgattgattgaaattaattatcaattaattatataacaaCAAATCACTGTTTCAAAGCATCgataaatagataatattGACTTAATGATATAGCAATTCACACGTCTACAGCAAAGGAACATTCCTGAGTATGAATATCAAGAATTACAATAGTTGTTTTGTAAAGTTAACAgactaattttaattactattatcacCTGAAACTATTACGTCTgctgtatacatatacaattttaccacaaatttttgaatgtcatcatatatttcatttatttacaatgTGTAATTATAGTATAagcattcaaaaattttatcgtacAGTCTAACTTTCAGCCAACGTAATAGGCGGCCCTAAAGATCGAATAAGCAGGCAAATCGTTGGTGCGGATTGATCagggttaaaaaatattgacgcGGTTTCAATATACCACTTCATtcgcacttttttttttataagatattATTTGACTGACTTTCTTTAGTTCCTAGATAACCAATGTCAAAGCTAATTGATattctaaaattaacaaatgcaCATTATATtgacttaaatattattgttttgtaCTTTTCTACATTACGCGACGATTTGTAAGtagtaaaaatgttaattaccAACAGAGTTTTGTATGGTTTATAAGTGAATTGCAATTACTATTGCAACTACTACAACATCTGTCatgtaaatattcaatttccatatacactcatttatttaattaattaaaaacttggaATCAGCATTTGAATATTATGGAGAACGGTTCAATAGCATAGTCTAACTTTTACTGAATGTAATAGTTGGGAACACAACGATACCAcaacttatatttttctgCAACAAAGTAGACTTTTAAGAATAGATATctcaaattattacaatttcattaaattgttgaaaactaaatagtaattatggtTATTAGTTAAACCTGCAAAaactattatataaatattcaatattgtACCAGTTTTTagacgataaaaatttatttaacgaatttatgatatattattaataccaTTATTAATAccattaatatattattaataccattattttaatagcattggatttttttttattatatcataCCAAAAAATCATGTAATTGCGTATTAAATGTAGTAAAAATCTGTTTAACTACTGTTTTACAATTCtttgtaaacaaaatttttaattaaattgtcatttcgttcattattcaaatatatttttaataatttccaaGATTTTACCTTAGAAATAGCAACGTAAAACTGACCATGGCTAAAACTGTTTTTACGAAGATATATCCCAATTCCATCAAATGATTGTCCTTGAGATTTGTTTATAGTCATTTCAAACGCTACCCGGACTGGATATTGTCGTCGTTTGAATGCGAAGGCATTAGCATTGTCGTGATAAAGCGTGattcgatttaaaaatactatgtCTCCCGATTTATCACCAgtcaaaattttacattttaataaactattcCCTAATTCAATAACTAATAATCTTGTCCCGTTACATAATCCTTcattaatacttaaatttctTGTAAGCATGACTACGCTATATAATCTTAATCTTAATTCATGTGGCGGAAAATTAGGTggatttattgtatttaaatattcaggCAAAATTGAATCATTAATATCGccattattacaattttttacactatcaatacttgtataatttttttcagttgtaACGTCCAGTAGATCAATTACTTGGTCATTTATTTCGTTAACATCAGCATCTCTAGGAGACAGAATTGCTACTTTTGTAAAATCATcataatgtttatttttaatcaaatcaCCATATATGTCATGAACGATGTTAGAATTATTTGGTGGAATACAGTTTTCCGGAATATCTGCATAATCATCTCTATTATTTGAAGTAACATTACCTATGGTCAATAGAAATTTAACGAATTCTTTTTCTTCCGGTAGTGCTCGCATATTATGTGTTAAAGTAAACTTTGTGAAGCACTTCCATGAAgaactgaatttaattgataaatttattgtttcgcTACGTGTTGCATTTACCTTAATCGGAAGCAATTGCCGAAAATCACCACCAAGAACTACTATTTTCCCACCAAATGGTAAATC
This genomic window from Microplitis demolitor isolate Queensland-Clemson2020A chromosome 6, iyMicDemo2.1a, whole genome shotgun sequence contains:
- the LOC103578407 gene encoding uncharacterized protein LOC103578407; its protein translation is MPVPLHSDSTSNIKNDTKEYGYLKNIDIIIWDEAPMAPRHKLELVNRTLCDIMNNDLPFGGKIVVLGGDFRQLLPIKVNATRSETINLSIKFSSSWKCFTKFTLTHNMRALPEEKEFVKFLLTIGNVTSNNRDDYADIPENCIPPNNSNIVHDIYGDLIKNKHYDDFTKVAILSPRDADVNEINDQVIDLLDVTTEKNYTTLQATRQESSLTSTISRPPNTIPISLNSGTAIQPRNHLSLPNSYISSTLMPREVFPAAAVSQAANPLTADRFALWQSTANALNSNYNNSSSVNLAIDP